The following proteins are co-located in the Styela clava chromosome 15, kaStyClav1.hap1.2, whole genome shotgun sequence genome:
- the LOC120334553 gene encoding uncharacterized protein LOC120334553, which yields MAYSHFFNGDEITKFYVQHRPSYPSFISEVIMKYIHKQKNCNSEKGRLMKMLDVGCGAGQSTHMFAPYFESILGIDVSDSQIKHASEHNPNKNVEFRLVGDNFFPVEDESVDLVTCAMAIHWLDLATFETECHRVLKPNGCCVIYGYCPSFVRKINEPKSKQINLIEAEKQFLRDMEFPDCCFHPFENYDSIFERLQMSTKERIEGLEMDLEFSLQQYKDFFKSSSKYLEYLKLVLDEEKAPMRELGENVKRILEV from the coding sequence ATGGCTTACTCACATTTCTTCAACGGCGATGAGATAACGAAATTCTATGTTCAACATAGGCCATCGTATCCCAGTTTTATATCGGAAGTAATCATGAAATATATCCACAAACAGAAGAACTGTAACTCCGAGAAAGGAAGACTGATGAAAATGCTTGATGTTGGCTGTGGAGCAGGACAAAGTACTCACATGTTTGCACCTTACTTTGAATCGATATTAGGAATTGATGTTAGTGATTCTCAGATAAAACATGCAAGCGAGCACAACCCTAACAAAAATGTGGAATTTCGTCTTGTGGGTGACAATTTCTTTCCTGTTGAAGATGAAAGTGTAGATCTTGTTACGTGTGCGATGGCAATACATTGGCTTGATCTGGCAACATTTGAAACTGAATGTCATCGAGTCTTAAAACCGAACGGATGTTGCGTGATATACGGCTATTGTCCATCTTTCGTCAGAAAAATAAACGAACCGAAAAGCAAACAAATCAACCTCATAGAGgctgaaaaacaatttttacgtGACATGGAATTTCCGGATTGTTGTTTTCATCCGTTTGAAAATTACGATAGTATATTCGAAAGACTGCAAATGTCTACAAAAGAGAGAATAGAAGGTCTCGAGATGGACTTGGAATTTTCATTGCAACAGTATAAGGACTTTTTTAAGTCATCATCCAAATATCTTGAATATTTGAAGCTCGTATTGGATGAAGAAAAAGCGCCGATGCGCGAATTGGGAGAAAATGTCAAGAGAATATTAGAAGTGTAA